One window of Miscanthus floridulus cultivar M001 unplaced genomic scaffold, ASM1932011v1 fs_695_1_2, whole genome shotgun sequence genomic DNA carries:
- the LOC136532717 gene encoding disease resistance protein RPP8-like — protein sequence MVLDLMRKLSSDENFITILGDNVERAPTPSNVRRLAHQNRIAEHINSETMVTGMPKVRSYTALMCFIDSRVQFVRFKLLRVLEIVDCSFQIGCQLEHLGDLLHLRYLGISFKCSSLELPIQLGNLKLLQTLDVQGTLPASIVHLTELVRLRADKKVPDGIGKLVSLEELIIVNVCSDKPKRFFKELASLRELRVLEFATYDGADESMQRDFVESLSNLQKIQHIGVHGSPWFADTAMWEAAGFVLPRPLHYLRWPLIRFSKLPSCINPTRLTNLAHLSLRVTTMDELDLKLLARLPALCYLYLITESTVTASNINSSDRSFFQKLRYFATNAMVQFEQPDVEDTSVSLHMWNGDDAMPFASRKSNDSRKVVPSGVMPNLEVLCFDVPLWKLKGNHSDYCGNIGLEYLPSLRKLRGRIFSGGMPAMERDAAFAALRDACNVHPNNPTLRTLR from the coding sequence ATGGTTCTTGATCTGATGCGTAAGCTTTCATCTGATGAAAACTTTATTACTATATTAGGTGACAATGTTGAAAGAGCACCTACACCAAGCAATGTCCGTCGGTTAGCCCACCAAAACAGAATAGCCGAGCACATTAATTCTGAAACAATGGTTACTGGGATGCCAAAAGTGAGGTCATATACTGCACTCATGTGTTTTATTGATAGCCGGGTCCAGTTTGTGAGATTTAAACTTTTGCGCGTGCTGGAAATAGTAGACTGCAGCTTTCAGATAGGTTGCCAGCTTGAGCATCTTGGTGATTTACTTCACTTGAGGTACCTTGGGATAAGTTTCAAATGTAGTTCCCTTGAGCTCCCCATACAACTAGGGAATCTAAAGTTACTGCAAACACTCGATGTGCAGGGAACATTGCCAGCAAGCATTGTGCACCTAACAGAGCTGGTCCGGCTACGTGCTGACAAAAAGGTACCGGATGGGATTGGGAAGCTGGTTTCCCTGGAGGAGCTAATAATAGTAAATGTTTGCAGTGATAAGCCCAAGAGATTTTTCAAGGAGCTTGCCAGCCTGCGGGAACTGAGGGTGCTTGAATTTGCCACTTATGATGGGGCGGACGAGAGCATGCAGAGAGATTTTGTGGAGTCTCTAAGCAATCTGCAAAAGATCCAGCATATAGGTGTGCACGGTTCACCTTGGTTTGCGGATACAGCCATGTGGGAAGCAGCAGGCTTTGTGCTCCCACGACCTCTCCATTATTTGAGATGGCCTTTAATTAGATTTTCCAAATTGCCGTCATGCATTAATCCCACACGTCTTACCAACCTGGCCCACTTGTCACTGCGGGTGACTACTATGGATGAGCTGGATCTGAAACTCCTTGCTAGGTTGCCGGCGCTCTGTTATCTCTACCTGATAACAGAGTCCACGGTAACAGCAAGCAATATTAACTCCAGTGATCGCAGCTTCTTCCAGAAGTTGAGGTACTTTGCGACCAATGCAATGGTCCAGTTTGAGCAGCCCGACGTGGAGGACACTAGCGTTTCATTGCATATGTGGAATGGAGATGATGCTATGCCCTTTGCCTCTAGAAAAAGCAATGACTCCAGAAAAGTTGTACCCTCTGGCGTGATGCCAAATCTTGAAGTGCTTTGTTTTGATGTCCCTTTGTGGAAACTAAAAGGTAACCACAGTGACTACTGTGGGAATATTGGCTTGGAGTACCTGCCTTCCCTTCGGAAACTCAGAGGGCGGATCTTCTCTGGTGGCATGCCTGCTATGGAGAGGGATGCTGCGTTCGCTGCACTGAGAGACGCATGCAACGTCCATCCCAACAATCCCACGCTTCGTACGCTTAGATAA
- the LOC136532714 gene encoding disease resistance protein RPP13-like — protein MTKLVELFSKAKARRDIAAKIKDITKRLEDVANNRQKYKLDEIMCKPLAATSTIDPRLKAIKFLASAEAPNFINQWFFHFGVDRYFIVIDDVWEVRTWEAIKLALVENNHGSKVITTTRNIDVAKASGEVYKLKQLSYDDSMKLFYTRLSRADQKFLDNHPDDISEKILKKCAGIPLAIITMASLLAGKPESEWSMVYNSIGFHTTDNREAEDTMTILSFSYYDLPPHLRTCLLYLSTYPEDYKIEKDLLIWKWIAEGFIDGKQGTRLFELGERYFNDLINRSLI, from the exons ATGACGAAGCTGGTTGAGCTGTTCAGCAAGGCCAAGGCTCGCCGTGATATTGCAGCAAAGATCAAGGACATAACAAAGCGTCTCGAGGACGTGGCCAACAATCGTCAGAAGTACAAACTTGATGAGATTATGTGCAAGCCACTCGCAGCAACGTCAACTATTGATCCCCGCCTTAAAGCTAT CAAATTTCTTGCTTCTGCAGAAGCTCCAAACTTTATTAACCAATGGTTCTTCCACTTTGGTGTGGATAGGTATTTTATTGTTATTGATGATGTATGGGAGGTACGCACCTGGGAAGCAATCAAACTAGCACTggttgagaataatcatggaagTAAAGTAATCACAACTACTCGAAATATTGATGTTGCCAAAGCATCTGGTGAGGTTTACAAGCTGAAACAACTTTCCTATGATGACTCCATGAAATTATTTTATACAAGGTTATCTAGAGCAGACCAGAAGTTCCTTGATAACCATCCAGATGACATTTCTGAGAAAATTCTAAAGAAATGTGCTGGTATACCATTAGCAATCATCACAATGGCTAGTTTGTTGGCTGGTAAACCAGAATCCGAATGGTCAATGGTCTACAACTCTATTGGTTTTCATACTACAGATAACAGGGAAGCTGAAGATACTATGACAATACTTTCATTTAGCTACTATGATCTGCCTCCACATTTGAGGACATGCTTactatatctaagtacatatccAGAAGATTATAAGATCGAAAAGGATTTGTTAATATGGAAGTGGATAGCTGAAGGATTTATTGATGGGAAACAGGGAACAAGATTATTTGAGCTTGGAGAAAGATATTTCAATGATCTCATTAATAGAAGCTTGATCTAG
- the LOC136532716 gene encoding disease resistance protein Pik-2-like: MSVVTGALGSLGPKLLQLLHGEYKLHKGVRKQVESLSRELDSIYPFLHKVSDVPWDRLDDQVKVWAREVREASYDMEDVLDTFLVRVDGGKNNSDSSSLKLAMTKLGELFSKAKARRDIAAKIKDITKRLEEVANNRQKYKLDEIMCKPLAATSTIAATSTIDPRLKAMYKEVTQLIGVDKSSDELMSMLNTSQQDHDASDKKMKMVSVVGVGGLGKTTLARAVYDKLKSQYDCGAFVSIGRDHDLVKVFKDILFHLDSENHKDIHNTERGVELLIHQLREFLKKKRYFIVIDDVWKVHTWEAIELALVENNHGSKVITTTRNVDVAKASGEVYKQKQLSYDDSMKLFYTRLSRADQKFPDNHPDDISEKILKKCAGIPLAIITMASLLAGKPECEWSMVYNSIGFYTTDNREAEDTMTILSFSYYDLPPHLRTCLLYLSTYPEDYRIQKDSLIWKWIAEGFIDGKQGTRLFELGERYFNDLINRSLIQPVENGWNGRVESCRVHDMVLDLMRKLSSDENFIAILGDNVEGTPAPSSVRRLANQNRIAKHINSDTMVTGMPKVRSYTAFKCFIDSRDQFLRFKLLRVLDIVHCSFEKGCHLEHLGDLLHLRYLRIRFNGSSPELPIQLGNLKLLQTLDVEGTLPASVVHLTGLVRLCADKKVPDGIGNLVSLEELRIIKGCSDKALKFLKELDSLRELRVLEFATYDGADESMQRDFVESLSNMQKLQHIDVYDSPWLADTAMWEAAGFVLPRPLHYLGWHAIRFSKLPSCINPSALPILAHLQLFVITMDEQDLKLLARLPALCYLDLTTESTLTASNINAGDRSFFQKLTHFVTNAMVQFEQANEGDTSVSLHMWNGEDAMPFASRKGNKSRKVVPSGVMPNLQVLYFNVRLWALKDNYSDYYGNIGLEYLPSLRELKGRIDHEDVPVAESDAALAALRDACNVHPNHPTLQFCLHLLR; the protein is encoded by the exons ATGAGTGTGGTGACGGGGGCGCTGGGAAGCCTCGGCCCCAAGCTTcttcagctgctccatggtgagtACAAGCTCCACAAGGGTGTGAGGAAGCAAGTGGAGTCGCTCTCCCGAGAGCTGGACAGCATCTACCCTTTCCTCCACAAGGTCTCAGATGTGCCATGGGACCGGCTAGATGATCAGGTCAAGGTGTGGGCACGCGAGGTCAGGGAGGCATCCTACGACATGGAGGATGTCCTCGACACCTTCCTCGTTCGCGTCGACGGCGGAAAGAACAACTCCGACTCCAGCAGCCTCAAACTTGCCATGACGAAGCTGGGTGAGCTGTTCAGCAAGGCCAAGGCTCGCCGTGATATTGCAGCAAAGATCAAGGACATAACAAAGCGTCTCGAGGAGGTAGCCAACAATCGTCAGAAGTACAAACTTGATGAGATTATGTGCAAGCCACTCGCAGCAACGTCAACTATCGCAGCAACGTCAACTATTGATCCCCGCCTTAAAGCTATGTACAAAGAAGTGACGCAACTTATTGGCGTCGACAAGTCAAGCGATGAGCTCATGTCTATGCTGAATACATCCCAAcaggatcatgatgcctctgaTAAGAAGATGAAGATGGTTTCAGTTGTGGGAGTTGGAGGATTGGGTAAAACCACTCTTGCTAGAGCGGTGTATGACAAGCTTAAGTCGCAGTACGACTGCGGGGCTTTCGTTTCAATCGGTCGGGATCATGACTTGGTAAAAGTTTTCAAGGATATTCTCTTTCATCTTGACAGTGAAAACCATAAGGACATTCACAACACTGAGAGAGGCGTCGAGCTCCTCATTCACCAACTCCGAGAATTCCTGAAGAAAAAGAG GTATTTTATTGTTATTGACGATGTATGGAAGGTACACACCTGGGAAGCAATCGAACTAGCACttgttgagaataatcatggaagTAAAGTAATCACAACTACTCGAAATGTTGATGTTGCCAAAGCATCTGGTGAGGTTTACAAGCAGAAACAACTTTCCTATGATGACTCCATGAAATTATTTTATACAAGGTTATCTAGAGCAGACCAGAAGTTCCCTGATAACCATCCAGATGACATTTCTGAGAAAATTCTAAAGAAATGTGCTGGTATACCATTAGCAATCATCACAATGGCTAGTTTGTTGGCTGGTAAACCAGAATGCGAATGGTCAATGGTCTACAACTCTATTGGTTTTTATACTACAGATAACAGGGAAGCTGAAGATACTATGACAATACTTTCATTTAGCTACTATGATCTGCCTCCACATTTGAGGACATGCTTactatatctaagtacatatccAGAAGATTATAGGATCCAAAAGGATTCTTTGATATGGAAGTGGATAGCTGAAGGATTTATTGATGGGAAACAGGGAACAAGATTATTTGAGCTTGGAGAAagatacttcaatgatctcattaaTAGAAGCTTGATCCAGCCAGTGGAGAATGGGTGGAATGGCAGAGTAGAAAGCTGTCGTGTTCATGATATGGTTCTTGATCTGATGCGTAAGCTTTCATCTGATGAAAACTTTATTGCTATATTAGGTGATAATGTTGAAGGAACACCTGCACCAAGCAGTGTCCGTCGGTTAGCCAACCAAAACAGAATAGCCAAGCACATTAATTCTGACACAATGGTTACTGGGATGCCAAAAGTGAGGTCATATACCGCATTCAAGTGTTTTATTGATAGCCGGGACCAGTTTTTGAGATTTAAACTTTTGCGCGTGCTGGACATAGTACACTGCAGCTTTGAGAAAGGTTGCCACCTTGAGCATCTTGGTGATTTACTTCACTTGAGGTACCTTAGGATAAGATTCAACGGTAGTTCCCCTGAGCTCCCCATACAACTAGGGAATCTAAAGTTACTGCAAACACTCGATGTGGAGGGAACATTGCCAGCAAGTGTTGTGCACCTAACAGGGCTGGTCCGGCTATGTGCTGACAAAAAGGTACCGGATGGGATTGGGAATCTGGTTTCCCTGGAGGagctaagaataataaaaggttGCAGTGACAAGGCCTTGAAATTTTTGAAAGAGCTTGACAGCCTGCGAGAACTGAGGGTGCTTGAATTTGCCACTTATGATGGGGCGGACGAGAGCATGCAGAGAGATTTTGTGGAGTCTCTAAGCAATATGCAAAAGCTCCAGCATATAGATGTGTACGATTCACCTTGGCTTGCGGATACAGCCATGTGGGAAGCAGCAGGCTTTGTGCTCCCACGACCTCTCCATTATTTGGGATGGCATGCAATTAGATTTTCCAAATTGCCGTCATGCATTAATCCATCAGCTCTTCCCATCCTGGCCCACTTGCAGCTGTTTGTGATTACTATGGATGAGCAGGATCTGAAACTCCTTGCTAGGTTACCAGCGCTCTGTTATCTCGACCTGACAACAGAGTCCACGCTAACAGCAAGCAATATTAACGCCGGTGATCGCAGCTTCTTCCAGAAGTTGACGCACTTCGTTACCAATGCAATGGTGCAGTTTGAGCAGGCCAACGAGGGGGACACTAGCGTTTCATTGCATATGTGGAATGGAGAGGATGCTATGCCCTTTGCCTCTAGAAAAGGCAACAAATCCAGAAAAGTTGTACCATCTGGCGTGATGCCAAATCTTCAAGTGCTTTATTTTAATGTTCGTTTATGGGCCCTAAAAGATAACTACAGTGACTACTATGGGAATATTGGCTTGGAGTACCTGCCTTCCCTTCGGGAACTCAAAGGGCGGATCGACCATGAAGACGTGCCTGTTGCGGAGAGCGATGCTGCGTTGGCTGCACTGAGAGACGCATGCAACGTCCATCCCAACCATCCCACGTTACAGTTCTGTCTCCATTTATTACGATAA